GGTCATTCGATTCGAGCTGATGCACCAAAGATATTGCTGGAATTGGTTTCAAATTTTATGCAATAAATGCAGCGTATTGGGTTGCTGCTGAGCCTTTAAACATGAGAATTGGAATCATAATGCAGACTCTAGAGGTACGGTCTGTCGAAGATTGCATGTTCTTTGATTCCAAAGATAGGCTCCAACCCCGGTTAGAAGGTTAGACAATCCCGTTGCTACAAAAATGCCTTGAATACCAAAAAAGTGAGACCCAAAATAGGCCAAAGGAATATAAAGGACAAACATTCTGATGGCTGTCATCACAACGGAGGGGATGGGTTTGCCCAACGCATTAAACGTGGCGCTAGAAACTTGGATAATCCCTGCTGGAGCGTAGGTAATAGGTACGATGAGGAGATATAGAGCTGCGATCGCAACCACCTCAGGATTGCCATTAAACGAGCTGACCAATTGTCTGCCAGTCGCTGCGAGTAACACAGCCATCAACATGCCCCAAAACAAACAAAATTGAAAGCTGATCTTGAGAGATCGCTCCACCCGAGCGTAAGCTTTTGCCCCCCAGTTTTGGCCGACAAAGGGGCCCATGCTGGCTGCCAAGGCAAATAGCGTGATTAAGGCGAAGGACTCCACTCGCGATGCCACCCCAAAGGCTGCTACAGCTTCGTCACCGTAGAAGGCGAGGAGACTCGTGATCATCCCCACAGAAATCGGCGTAATCATGCTGGTCATCGCCGCCGGGAGACCAATGCGGAGGATATCCAGCCAACATCTCAGCATCTCGGACAGCTTAGGGCGTTGGAAGCAGAGCAGGTGTTCTTTAAAGTGCAGAACGATCAGGGAGGCAGCAAAAGTAAGGGCTCGTGCAATCACCGTTGCTATGGCTGCGCCCTGTAATTCTAAACGCGGTAATCCCCCTAGACCCAATATAAACAGCGGATCTAGGGCAATATTAATTCCAGCTGCGACGGTCATAATAACGCTGGGAGTTGCAGTATTCCCGGCTGCACGGATTGCACTGTTCCCCACCATCGGTACCACCAAGAAAATCATGCCTAGATACCAGATCTGCATGTAGTCCCGAACTAAAGGGAGAACATCTGCCGTTGCTCCCAGGGCTGTGAAGAGTGGATCAATCGTTAATAGTCCCACCACGATAAAGACCCCAACAATAGCCAGAGCTAGGGTCAAACTATTGGTGGTAAAGCGCTTTACTCTGGTTTGATCCCCTTCACCAATCGCTCGGGCAATGATTGAAGCAGCACCCGTCCCTAATCCCATGGCTAAGCTACCAAAGGTACTGACCACCGGAAAGGTAAAACTCATGGCTGCTAGTTCTTGCGTGCCGAGCTGACCGACAAAATAGGTGTCTGCCAAATTGAAGGCAACAATCGCAAAAATTCCCCACACCAGCGGTAAGGTAAGTTTGATCAATTGGGCACTAACATTACCTTCCGTTAATCGCTGTCTCACGGTTTTTAGGGGGAGTAGGGTGGGGCATTTAGAGCCAACGATGCCTAGTTGTGGGTTAAATCTTACTCAACACCGTTGTATTTCTTTACAAATCTTAAAGCATTTTGCCCACTAACTGCACGGGGAATGCAACCAATATCTACTGCATCAAGACTTCGCACCTATTAATTAATAGGTGCGCTAATCATTAATAGGTGCGCTAATCAATATATAGGTATGAAAGGATTACTTTTAAGCAGGGCTATCTGTTGCTAGCTCCGGTGGAGCTGTACGTCGCTGCAGCACGATAATGTTTGACCCAACCACGGGCTCTCGCGCTAGGAGCTGGTCGGTCTGGTCCCGAATTTCTAGCTTGGGAAAGTCCAGTTTACGGCTTCGTTCAAGAGCGTCCGTTCCCAATTGATTTTGTTCAGATCGGGACAAGTCAAACCAGCGATCGCTTACCTTAATCACTAGCCGCTCAGCCTGGAAATTGGCTTGAACGGACTGGACAATATCCTGAGAATACTGATCAAAAACTTGGGCGACCTGAGACTGCACCTCGATAATCTGCTTCCGCTCTGGCTCTGGTGGAGGCAGTGGCTCTTCTGCTGGAGCCTCAACGACAGGTGTCGAGGGTGGCGAGACAGGAGTGGGTTGAGCAACGGGGGCGGTTGCCGGAGATTTAGCGACCGGGGCGGGCTGTTGCTGAACTGCTGGTTGACTAGGCAGGATCAGGGAGGAAAATAACCAGTAGATTAAGGTTGCGAAGCTGAGAATAACAATGGTTAAAAACCGATCAGAGAATGACTTTAAACCTTCTGGAAAGCGACCTCGCAGAATCTTCAGTCCCAAGCCCCAGATTGGCTTAATCACCACATTGCCAATGAGAACAATGACATTATTCCATAGCCAACTAATGGCTTTAACAACGGGTTCTACCTTGCTGTAAAAGGATGCCTTCTTTACCTGATTGCCGATGGTAGAGAGGATTGAGCCTAGGACTTTACCCACCCCCCCTACTAATTGGGTTAAAACAACTTCAATCTTGGAATCGCCGATTGTTGAATTCTGAGCAGAGTCAGCTTTAGACTTAGGCCCTTTTTTAGGTGTAGATTTTGGCCCTTTCCCAGATTTAGGTCTTGCTGATTTGGGTTTTACGTCATTAGGCTTTTCAGCATTAGGCTTTTCAGCCTGATCCGGCGTAGAAGAGGCTGATTCAGGTTCTTTCTTCTCTTCAGTCTGTAGGGGAGGCTTTGGAGCCGCTTTAGGTGAATCTGAGGCGGGATCAATGGGCTCCGCTTTTGCAGACGAGTCAGGAACTGTAGCGGTTGACTCTGCCTTAGCAGGAACATCAATGGTCGGGGATTTATCAGAATCAGGAGCGTTGGGTGTTTCAAGGTTAGCTTTGGGTTCCTTGATATCTGCTTCTGATGCCGAGGGGGTGGGTTGCTCTGCTGACATAGGTTTAGAACAAAAGACAGAACTGGGCTGGTTCTCAAAACGTAAGCAGGCTACCGCTGCTCAGCCCTAATCTATCATCAAACCGGGATGCCAAGTGCCGCATTCAAGTAACGAATAACGAATGAATGAGCTATACCCAGAGCCGAAGAAAAAAGGATTCTAGTTTGTTGGACTTAAGCTGTGCCTAAGACAAGGTGGCAGCAAAAGCGCAAAGACCGACTACTAGTAGAACACCACCGACGGTCAACGCCATATTCATGGTTTTCTTCTGATCGGATGCAGGCTCGGCTGCGTAGGATTTGGGCTCGACAGCGAAATTATTGACGAGACCTCGATCTTCAGTGGTGTAGGGCATAGTTAAAGAAAATTCATTAAGTTTCACGAATTATAACAGACCGCCTCTAACACCAAATGTTTATGGTGACAGCATTTTCATTCGTTCTGAACACGAAATTGACTGTAACAAGAGCTGTATGATCCCCGGAGCAATTCCACGATGTGAGAGGGGACTTTAGATATTCTTAGTGGACTAGCCACTAATAGACTCGTACCTTAGCTAGAGACTCGCCCCATCAAAGGAGAACTGGCACTAGCATAAGCTTTGATCGGAATACGTCCAGACTGATAGGCCAATCGCCCAGCTTGGGTGGCCATTCCCATGGCAGTGGCCATCATCACTGGATCTTGAGCTTTTGCAATTGCAGTATTGATCAGCACCGCATCAGCCCCCATCTCCATGGCTTGGGCTGCTTCGCTGGGGGAACCAAGCCCGGCGTCTACCACAACGGGCACGGTTGAATTCTCAATAATGATCTGAATATTGGCGGCATTGTTGATCCCTTGCCCCGATCCAATGGGAGATCCCAAAGGCATGACGGTAGCACAGCCGACTTCTTCTAAGCGCTTGGCTAACAAGGGATCGGCATTAATATAGGGAAGGACCGCGAACCCTTCTTTGACCAGTTGCTCAGCAGCCTCCAAGGTGCCAATGGGATCGGGTAGCAAATACTTAGAGTCTGGGATCACCTCTAGCTTGATAAAGTTATTGTCTTCTTGCCCCAACAGCTTGGCCATTTCTCGTCCTAGTCGGGCGACCCGGATAGCCTCCTCTGCCGTTTGACACCCAGCGGTATTGGGAAGCATCCATACCTTATGCCAATCCACGGCTTCGGCTAAGCCTTGATGCCCAGGGGCATTGGTTTGCACCCGACGGACGGCAACCGTCAAAATCTCGCAGCCACTGGCAGCAATACTTTGCCGCATCATTTCAAAATCGTCATATTTGCCCGTGCCGGTCATTAACCTTGACTGGAACTGTCGATGACCAATTTGTAGGGGTTCAGTCGCCGCAGCCGAGGAGGAAGAATCAATGGTTTGCATAGCCGAGGATGAAAGTCCAAGAAAAGTTCAGCAATGAAGGGAAACTGCCGCTAGGCTAGTGAAGTATCTCATATTATAAGAAACCAACTTGCGGTCATGGGAACCCCCCATTTATCTCCTGCGTCAAAAGAGGCAGGTGTAATTATGGTCAATTCCATTCATGACAGCCAGTCTTCAGGTATCTTGGTCAAGGGTTAGGGTTGAGGATTCAGAACCTCACGTGCAAATACCAGCAGCAAAACTTGGTAACTCTGAGCTGGTGCAACTTTGTCAAGCTGGGTTGCGCCCCGATCGTGTTGCTTTTACAGAACTCCTTAGACGCTATCAGTCTCATGTCGATCGGGTGCTCTATCATCTCGCTCCCGATTGGGATGATCGTGCTGATTTGGCCCAGGAAGTGTGGATCCGGGTCTATCGAAATATCAGCCGCCTCAAAGAGCCCCCTAAGTTCCGAGGATGGTTGAGTCGGATTACCACCAATTTGTTCTACGACGAACTTCGCAAGCGCAAGCGCCACCGTAGTCCCCTGTCTTTGGATGCGCGGCTGACCATGGCAGATGGTGATATTGCCTGGGAGATTGCTTCGGGGGAACCCGGTCCTAATGAAAGCTTAGCTACCCATGAGTTTTACGGGCAACTCAATGATGCGATCTCAGAACTCCCAGAAGCGTTTCGCACCACAATTGTCTTGCGAGAAATTGAAGGCTTAGCCTACGAAGAAATTGCTGAAATTACGGGGGTTTCCTTAGGAACCGTCAAATCTCGGATTGCTCGGGCTCGTTTGCGGCTGCAAGGGCAATTGCAAAATTATCTTAAAGGTTGACGTTAAATTCTTCATCAAAGTTGATCATTCTAAGAATATAGAAGTAAAACCTTTAACACTTCTTTGTTGGTCCCCTAAACATACGTTAGATTTAAACTAGGCTTTCATTCATGAAACGCTTGCTTGAGATACCGACCTGGTATCAGCTTTTTGTCTCAGGTAGATGACCGTACTGATCACCTTCTGTACTAAATCAAGGTGAGACATTAATTTATTTCATCTAAACCTCCCAATCGGGCAAGTGAGATACTGCTATGGATGACATTAAAACAATAGAATTTGATCGGTTTGAGCTACTGAGTGCCTATCTGGACGACGAAGCCTCTGCTGCTGAGCGGAAGCAAGTAGAAGCTTGGTTAGCTACGGACCCTGAATTTAATCAGTGCTATCAGCAACTTCTGCAACTCCAGCGTGGCTTTCAGGCTACCCCCGTGCCTGCCTCTACATCAGTTGAAGAAACGGTAGAAGCGGTGTTTGCTCAAGTAGAGCGCAAGCCAAAATTAGCCCTGTGGGCAACGGTAGGGGCTGCAGCGGCTGTGGCAGTCGCGGCCATCTCGAGTATCTTCTCTGGAGGCGGGTCTTTGGTCCCTCAAACCGCTCAAAATCCTGATCGCCCAGAGAGTTCCACCGTGGCCATTAACTCGCCATCAGACAACTTGAAGCCTTCGGATTTACTGATTGCCATTGAGCAATCTCCGGTAGATATTCCAGTGGCGATTAACGTCTCGGATACAGATGCTCGGTAGCTATTAGCGCAGTAAAGATCCGGTAATCATTCCAACCAATAGGAGTAATCCTATCCAGACGTTTTGGCGAAAAAGCTGACCATAGGCGCTAGGAATTAAGTTCTTGCGTCTAAGTCGGTCAATTTGACGCCACCAGAGATAGGTACTGAGTCCTAGGGATGTCCAATACCCAAAGTGAAGATTGAGGTTGTACCCAAGCACGCCTAAGCAGACGACCGTACCCACTAAAAAGAAGGCAATGGCTGCTTCAGCATAGTTGCCAAAGAATAATGCACTGGAATTAATGCCCAGCCGCCGATCATCGGGGCGGTCAGGCATGGCATAGATGGTGTCAAAGCCCAAGGTCCACAGTACTGTCGCGGCCCATAATAGCCAGGCTCCCATACTGAGATTACCAACGGCGGCACTCCAGCTGATCAGCACTGAAAAGCCCCATGCAATCGCCAAAACCAATTGTGGGACTGGAAACACTCGTTTGGCTAATGGATAGCAAATGATCACGGGAACCGCAGCGACACACAACCCAAAACTTAAGGGGTTGAGGAACCGAGATAGTCCAAAAGCACAGGCAAATGCAATAAAGGCAACAGCTAAACCCACCTGAATAGTCAAAGACCGATCGGCTAAAGGCCGCTTCCGAGTACGTTGAACCTGGGGATCAATATTCCGATCCCATAAATCGTTAACAACACAACCGGCAGCACTAGTCGCTAGGCTGCCGGTAATAATGATAGTAACGAGTCCTAAAGAGGGTTTACCTTGGGCCGCCAGGACAATAGCCCATAAGGCCGGAATCATCAGAATTAAGCGGCCTTCGGGCTTATCCCATCGCAATAGTTTGATAATTGCGAACCAAGTGGGAGTAGACGGTTTGGACTGAAGGCGGGCCATGCTGTTTCATCGTGAATTCCATTACTAATCATGCCAAAGATTGCAAAGCATGGGAGCAAGAAATGGAAATGATGAGACAGAATCAGCAAATTTGATGAGACTAGGCCTTACGCAAATTTGATGAGACTAGGCCTGTTGAGACTGCTTCCATACCCAAGATAAAAGCACTCCACTGGCTGCTAGCTTGAGAACTTCAAAACTCCAGTACACATAGTGCAGTTGATCCATGGTGTCGGGGACAACGACCGATTCAAATAAGGACAGTTGAATTCCTAAACCACTCATTTGTGGGGTGAGGCCATAGGTATAGATAAATGGGATGGCGAGAAGAATGGTTGCGAGAAGAATGGCTGCTTTACTCAAAGGCAACTGAGGAGTAGTGGCTCGCCAAAATAACGTTCCCGATAGCACCACAGCTCCGGCAATTAATTCAACGCGATTAAACATTGAGAAAATCATATCCCCGGCTGATGCAAATCCAGGGTCTGACATCATGCCAGAAAAATATAGCCCTGGCATGATGATGAAGTCCATCAAGACGCTGGCCCCGATCCAGGCCATGACCGTCACAATTATGGTTGTTTGAACGACGGACAGATTGAGTGGACTAGTCTGGGCTAGAGAATTGGGTTGATTGTTTGCAGCGATGGTCATAATCTTGCGATCCAAGTTCCGTCTAGTGAAGGTCGTATAACCTTCGTACTGCTAGCCTAACGAGAACTTTTAGAATTCTCAGGTCCTCGAAACAAAACGCAAGTCTATTGCAATAAAACGACAAATTACGATGTTTATAGAGCCTGAGATTCTAGGATGATGCGAGTCGATCCCAGGGCTTTTAGAACCGGGTTGGTTTGCCAATCTTCAATTAATAAGCGTTGTAGTAACTGCGCTGCCTGCTTGCTGTCTGGCGTCTCTAGCTGGCCGAGGTAGTGCCGAGCACTGTGGAAAGAATCGTCTTGACCCAACTCAAAAATACTATCGGCTCGTTCTATTAAGGATTTGACTTGATTTTGTATATTTGTCCATAAATCTACATGTCGGAGATTACTAAAGGCTTCGGCCACTAAGTCTTGGCGATGCTGAATCAGGATGGTTTGGGGTCTGAGTAGGGGCGGTACATCATCCACCATCACCGCAGGACCATAAAAAATGCAGTGTAGAGCGTCAATCCACTTGGTATACGGCTGGAAGAACCTTTGCAGGATATGGAGGGCCTGAGCCGCAATAATACTGCCCTGACTATGGGCCAGAATGATAATTTCTGACCCTGACCGAATGCTTTGCACGACTTCATAGGCCAGGCGAAGGATCGATCGTGGGGCTCCGGCTGGGTAACTGCCGTATAAATATGCCTCGAAATCATCCCAATTCATGTTTTGAATAAAGGGGAGTCGCCGCATAATATCTAGGTCAAAGGGCAACTTTTGAGCTGCTTCTCCTAGGGTAATGGCTAGGTCTTGGCGCTGCAGCTCCGCGAGGATGTCGGCTTCTGGAGAGAGGGTTTTATCGCACAGAAGCTTCAGCATGTCGGCATACTTTTGCAGTCGTTTGTCATTATCTGCAGAGAGCCGCTCCGGCCAAAATTGGGCGAGTTCAGCCTTGCCCATCATGGATTCCAGTAAATCACCTCGATAACCAGAGGTACTGTTATGGATGCCGACAATGTCAAGAGGGCGATCTAGGGTCAACCAGACTAAGGTTTCTAAGTCTTGTAGCTGTCTTTCAGCTGAACTAGTTACACCGTTAACGTGGAGCAGGCGTTTGGCTCGGCCAATGGGTTGTGCAGGTGGATAAACCAGTAAATGACCGTCTTGTTGCGGTTCGCTCAGCATAGACAAATAAACTGCGTATTACCAATAGTATCGATGGTGATAAGGATCACGAAGTCTGCGTGATCTACATCCTGTCTGGACCTATCTTCAATTGCCATACTACAAGAGACTCGGTGCTATCTGAGTCGTCAATGGGGAACACACAGTACGCCGGCAGACTTGGTTCAGTTTGTCGGTTTTTTATTGCTTATTTTAAGCAGAGCTTGTCTGGGAGAACAAACCTACTTCATGAGGCCCATCGTATGTTTCCAAGACAACTCCTTGCGCAGAATATCGAGAGCTCTACGATCACTGCCATCAAATAAGGGACTAATTTGCCCGAGAACCTGTTCGACTAGCTGTGAGGCAAATGCTCCCCCAGACCGTAATAGATGACTGTAGTAGCCAAATTGGGGTTGATGTTGACGATCCAAATGGAAGGCATGGATATCTTCAGTGGCCATCGTCCAAACGGGGGTATTGACAGGGACAACTAAGCTGGGAATTCCTTGATCGCCATAAGATTCTGACTGTTCTTGTACCAGCACACCAATTAGAACACACCAGAGCAAGGTCCGAGTTTCTCGAATTAAATCTGGCGTAAAGAAGGGATCAGGCTGACTGACCAAGCGTGGCCCTGAACTTAGATAGGCGGGATTAAATAATTGAGAGTTGTAGACTAGTCCTACAGCCCAATGTCGTTCTTCAGTTTCTAGTTTGACGAAGCAGCCAAACCCATAGTCATCCGGTCGAGGAGGGGTCAATACTTCCATGTCATCATCCACTTGAATGACGTAGTCGCAGTGCGAATCGGACTTAACAACTTTTCCGAGTTTCATACTCAAGAGCTAGGCTATCTTTGCTTGAATTCTAGACGCCTTCACCCGTTATTGGTATCAGCTTAGAAAGACTTAAGGCCTTGGACTCACGCTTAGAAGTCTAACGCCCAGAAGCCACTTTAATGTTGATGCCTACGTTTGGGGATCTTTGGGGTTGCTCTGTGAACCATGTCCATGGGTGGGACAAGGCGGTGCACTAATAGATCGATCGAGCCAACCCACGGCTTGCTGTAGGCGCAGTAATCCTTCTTCGGACTGATCATTGAGCAGAAACACAATTGCCGTAGCGGCTTGTTCTAATGCTCTAGCGCGACGATTAGCTTTGAGGCGGTGCCAGTCCCCAGAAGTAATGGTTAACTGCTCTACGAGTTGACGAGCAGTTTCGCGAGTGACTTCTGGTGGGGTGGATGGTTCAGAAACCTGAGTGGGAGGATGGGATGACATATTTGTTTCCTAATGTGCTTGAAGCTGATTGTAACGGGGGTATCCTAATTGTGTCAGGCTCAGGTATTTACCGAAATCCTGACTTTCACTGGGCTGATACAGAAATCCCTGTTACAATGCCCACTAGCGATTCCTGCGACGTTGGTGACTGCCAATATTGTTTTTTGATCTATAACTTTAACGATAGGGAGCCATTTGCTCGATGGCAGTATACCAAGCTTGTACTTGGAAACTTTAAATCGATGTTTTCAACTCCCACCTGGATGATTCCAGGTCAAAAACTGAGGTAAGACGGCGTTGCGGGAATAGCACCTCAATTTTTTAAAGGACAGAACCCCAGACGATCGTCTGGGGTTCTGTCCTTTTTT
The Acaryochloris marina S15 genome window above contains:
- a CDS encoding MATE family efflux transporter, whose protein sequence is MRQRLTEGNVSAQLIKLTLPLVWGIFAIVAFNLADTYFVGQLGTQELAAMSFTFPVVSTFGSLAMGLGTGAASIIARAIGEGDQTRVKRFTTNSLTLALAIVGVFIVVGLLTIDPLFTALGATADVLPLVRDYMQIWYLGMIFLVVPMVGNSAIRAAGNTATPSVIMTVAAGINIALDPLFILGLGGLPRLELQGAAIATVIARALTFAASLIVLHFKEHLLCFQRPKLSEMLRCWLDILRIGLPAAMTSMITPISVGMITSLLAFYGDEAVAAFGVASRVESFALITLFALAASMGPFVGQNWGAKAYARVERSLKISFQFCLFWGMLMAVLLAATGRQLVSSFNGNPEVVAIAALYLLIVPITYAPAGIIQVSSATFNALGKPIPSVVMTAIRMFVLYIPLAYFGSHFFGIQGIFVATGLSNLLTGVGAYLWNQRTCNLRQTVPLESAL
- the psb34 gene encoding photosystem II assembly protein Psb34: MPYTTEDRGLVNNFAVEPKSYAAEPASDQKKTMNMALTVGGVLLVVGLCAFAATLS
- a CDS encoding thiazole synthase encodes the protein MQTIDSSSSAAATEPLQIGHRQFQSRLMTGTGKYDDFEMMRQSIAASGCEILTVAVRRVQTNAPGHQGLAEAVDWHKVWMLPNTAGCQTAEEAIRVARLGREMAKLLGQEDNNFIKLEVIPDSKYLLPDPIGTLEAAEQLVKEGFAVLPYINADPLLAKRLEEVGCATVMPLGSPIGSGQGINNAANIQIIIENSTVPVVVDAGLGSPSEAAQAMEMGADAVLINTAIAKAQDPVMMATAMGMATQAGRLAYQSGRIPIKAYASASSPLMGRVSS
- a CDS encoding sigma-70 family RNA polymerase sigma factor, translated to MTASLQVSWSRVRVEDSEPHVQIPAAKLGNSELVQLCQAGLRPDRVAFTELLRRYQSHVDRVLYHLAPDWDDRADLAQEVWIRVYRNISRLKEPPKFRGWLSRITTNLFYDELRKRKRHRSPLSLDARLTMADGDIAWEIASGEPGPNESLATHEFYGQLNDAISELPEAFRTTIVLREIEGLAYEEIAEITGVSLGTVKSRIARARLRLQGQLQNYLKG
- a CDS encoding anti-sigma factor; protein product: MDDIKTIEFDRFELLSAYLDDEASAAERKQVEAWLATDPEFNQCYQQLLQLQRGFQATPVPASTSVEETVEAVFAQVERKPKLALWATVGAAAAVAVAAISSIFSGGGSLVPQTAQNPDRPESSTVAINSPSDNLKPSDLLIAIEQSPVDIPVAINVSDTDAR
- a CDS encoding 4-hydroxybenzoate solanesyltransferase; translation: MARLQSKPSTPTWFAIIKLLRWDKPEGRLILMIPALWAIVLAAQGKPSLGLVTIIITGSLATSAAGCVVNDLWDRNIDPQVQRTRKRPLADRSLTIQVGLAVAFIAFACAFGLSRFLNPLSFGLCVAAVPVIICYPLAKRVFPVPQLVLAIAWGFSVLISWSAAVGNLSMGAWLLWAATVLWTLGFDTIYAMPDRPDDRRLGINSSALFFGNYAEAAIAFFLVGTVVCLGVLGYNLNLHFGYWTSLGLSTYLWWRQIDRLRRKNLIPSAYGQLFRQNVWIGLLLLVGMITGSLLR
- a CDS encoding DUF4149 domain-containing protein, coding for MTIAANNQPNSLAQTSPLNLSVVQTTIIVTVMAWIGASVLMDFIIMPGLYFSGMMSDPGFASAGDMIFSMFNRVELIAGAVVLSGTLFWRATTPQLPLSKAAILLATILLAIPFIYTYGLTPQMSGLGIQLSLFESVVVPDTMDQLHYVYWSFEVLKLAASGVLLSWVWKQSQQA
- a CDS encoding DUF6439 family protein, with the protein product MSSHPPTQVSEPSTPPEVTRETARQLVEQLTITSGDWHRLKANRRARALEQAATAIVFLLNDQSEEGLLRLQQAVGWLDRSISAPPCPTHGHGSQSNPKDPQT